Proteins found in one Collinsella aerofaciens genomic segment:
- a CDS encoding peptidylprolyl isomerase produces MFGFKKELYTPEYQLAGDECAVIETSKGTIKVKFDGEGAPIHVANFCELSTMGFYDGLKFHRYVPGFVIQGGDPNTRDMSGADVAAGLEGPDGMPGTGGPGYCIKGEFATNPRNSHVDGALAMARSMDPDSAGSQFYFCLGAQHNLDSGYTVFGTTVEGLDVISQLRAGDEIVHVEIVHE; encoded by the coding sequence ATGTTTGGTTTTAAGAAAGAGCTCTACACGCCCGAGTATCAGCTTGCCGGCGACGAGTGCGCCGTTATCGAGACGTCGAAGGGTACCATCAAGGTCAAGTTTGACGGCGAGGGCGCTCCCATTCATGTCGCGAACTTCTGCGAGCTTTCCACGATGGGTTTCTATGATGGCCTTAAGTTCCATCGCTATGTGCCCGGCTTTGTCATTCAGGGCGGCGACCCCAATACCCGCGATATGTCCGGCGCCGACGTCGCTGCCGGCCTTGAGGGCCCCGACGGCATGCCCGGTACCGGTGGTCCCGGCTACTGCATCAAGGGCGAGTTTGCCACCAATCCGCGCAACAGCCATGTTGATGGTGCCCTTGCCATGGCACGCTCCATGGACCCCGATTCCGCGGGTTCGCAGTTCTACTTCTGCCTGGGTGCCCAGCATAACCTCGATTCCGGTTACACCGTCTTTGGTACCACGGTCGAGGGTCTCGATGTGATTTCGCAGCTGCGTGCCGGCGACGAGATCGTCCATGTCGAGATCGTTCACGAGTAA
- a CDS encoding rod shape-determining protein: MDMFFGSYAGDLAIDLGTANTLVSVRGKGIVIREPSVVAIDKNDERILAVGIEAKRMLGRTPGNIVAVRPLKDGVIADFDVTEAMLRYFIDKASEKRYPWTPRPRVVVCVPSGVTSVEKRAVFEATIQAGARQAYLIEEPMAAAIGADLPVEEPTGSMVIDIGGGTTEVAVIAMGGIVVSQSIRIAGDEFDQAILTHVRDAYNLAIGERTAEDIKIKVGSAVPLKDELDVEVNGRDVITGLPKTVRIESEEIRRALNKPLDEMAKAVKDALDATPPDLASDLMYYGILLTGGGALLRGLDVRLRDETGVSVNVSPTALDNVVNGCARVLEANAFDGGFVQTNA, from the coding sequence ATGGATATGTTCTTCGGTAGCTATGCGGGCGATCTCGCCATCGACCTCGGCACCGCAAATACGCTTGTCTCCGTGCGCGGCAAGGGCATCGTCATCCGCGAGCCCTCTGTTGTCGCCATCGACAAGAACGACGAGCGCATCCTGGCGGTCGGTATCGAGGCAAAGCGCATGCTCGGCCGTACGCCCGGCAACATCGTGGCCGTTCGTCCCCTGAAGGACGGCGTTATCGCCGACTTTGACGTTACCGAGGCCATGCTTCGCTATTTTATCGACAAGGCGTCCGAGAAGCGCTATCCGTGGACCCCGCGTCCGCGCGTTGTCGTCTGCGTTCCCTCCGGCGTCACGTCGGTCGAGAAGCGTGCCGTATTTGAGGCCACGATCCAGGCTGGCGCTCGCCAGGCCTACCTGATCGAAGAGCCCATGGCTGCCGCTATCGGCGCCGATCTGCCCGTCGAGGAACCCACCGGCTCCATGGTCATCGACATCGGCGGCGGTACCACCGAGGTTGCCGTTATTGCTATGGGCGGCATTGTCGTGTCGCAGTCCATCCGCATTGCCGGCGACGAGTTCGATCAGGCTATCCTCACGCACGTTCGAGATGCCTACAACCTGGCCATCGGCGAGCGTACGGCAGAGGACATCAAGATCAAGGTCGGTTCCGCCGTGCCGCTCAAGGACGAGCTCGACGTCGAGGTCAACGGCCGTGACGTGATCACCGGTCTGCCCAAGACCGTACGCATCGAGAGCGAGGAGATTCGTCGCGCACTCAACAAGCCGCTCGACGAGATGGCCAAGGCCGTCAAGGACGCACTCGATGCCACGCCGCCCGATCTTGCCTCGGACCTTATGTACTATGGCATATTGCTGACCGGTGGCGGCGCGCTGCTGCGCGGTCTCGACGTGCGCCTGCGCGATGAGACCGGCGTTTCGGTCAACGTCAGCCCCACGGCGCTCGATAACGTCGTTAACGGCTGTGCCCGCGTGCTCGAGGCCAATGCGTTTGATGGCGGCTTCGTCCAGACCAATGCTTAA
- a CDS encoding tetratricopeptide repeat protein, translating into MNSQLIQQGRAAYRAGDFSAAAQMLGAAKTPDEIMGEADHLRGNALMHLGMYAEAAEAYAAALNDGTYGKRGALLTNRGKALAAVGDYTTAAQAFSAATQDASYATPFKAYLGLGNALFQSGDYANAGTAFRQAAIDGANPAPAAALGELGRCFIKLGRPADAVETYRTAIDFAGPRDDTRALNAGMGQALSAAGRPSDALDAFNAATADGIYQLTSEQADELARVHDSLAALSAQTAMATAPAPAMDAPAVDPLDPTGATGQFMPDPSDTGFFTLSESEMVQQDRQDRKQAKVRRRHRHTGLKVFIVLLLLILIAAGGLGFAYTRGFGFPSQESVITDLFQAAGDGDTAKAESCLASSLSEDAKSMIISSIPQGATVSVEGMDQSMTETTAKVKASLSKGGEQEYTVKFVRSDNHIGWAVSSLDMDFSAADNQ; encoded by the coding sequence TTGAATAGCCAGCTGATCCAACAGGGCCGCGCCGCTTACCGCGCGGGTGATTTTTCCGCTGCAGCCCAGATGCTTGGGGCGGCAAAAACTCCCGATGAGATTATGGGCGAGGCCGATCACCTTCGTGGCAACGCCTTGATGCACCTGGGCATGTATGCCGAGGCCGCCGAGGCTTATGCTGCCGCCCTCAACGACGGCACCTACGGCAAGCGCGGCGCGCTGCTCACCAACCGCGGCAAGGCGCTCGCCGCCGTGGGCGACTACACGACGGCCGCCCAGGCGTTCTCTGCTGCTACGCAGGATGCTTCCTATGCCACGCCGTTCAAGGCCTATCTGGGCCTGGGCAATGCGCTGTTCCAGTCGGGCGATTATGCCAACGCAGGTACTGCCTTCCGTCAGGCTGCCATCGACGGCGCCAATCCGGCTCCTGCCGCCGCACTCGGCGAGCTCGGTCGTTGCTTCATCAAGCTCGGCCGTCCGGCGGATGCCGTGGAGACCTACCGTACGGCTATCGACTTTGCCGGTCCCCGTGACGACACGCGTGCGCTCAACGCCGGCATGGGTCAGGCACTTTCTGCCGCCGGCCGCCCCTCCGACGCACTCGACGCCTTTAACGCCGCTACTGCCGATGGCATCTACCAGCTCACCTCCGAGCAGGCCGATGAGCTTGCCCGCGTGCACGATTCGCTTGCCGCGCTGTCTGCCCAGACGGCTATGGCCACGGCTCCGGCGCCCGCGATGGACGCTCCTGCCGTCGATCCGCTCGATCCTACGGGCGCGACCGGTCAGTTTATGCCCGATCCCTCGGACACCGGCTTCTTTACGCTGTCCGAGTCCGAGATGGTCCAGCAGGACCGTCAGGATCGTAAGCAGGCCAAGGTCCGTCGTCGCCATCGCCACACGGGTCTCAAAGTCTTCATCGTGCTGCTTCTGCTCATTTTGATCGCCGCGGGCGGTCTGGGCTTTGCCTACACGCGCGGCTTTGGCTTCCCCTCGCAGGAGTCGGTTATCACCGATCTGTTCCAGGCTGCCGGCGACGGTGACACCGCAAAGGCCGAGTCTTGCCTGGCCTCGAGCCTGTCCGAGGACGCCAAATCGATGATCATCTCCTCGATTCCGCAGGGCGCCACCGTGTCCGTCGAGGGCATGGATCAGTCCATGACCGAGACGACCGCCAAGGTTAAGGCATCGCTGTCCAAGGGCGGCGAGCAGGAGTACACCGTCAAATTCGTGCGCTCTGACAACCATATCGGCTGGGCCGTTTCCTCGCTCGATATGGATTTCTCGGCTGCTGACAACCAGTAG
- the mrdA gene encoding penicillin-binding protein 2 yields the protein MSSQLTVIIAGIVLVVAIVVALVIMRRGDSRFTYDTQHGTAPRATEGEGNTAATAFKGRFSILTTGVGAMFAALAVKLWGMQMVSSDYYEKQANSNQTRTVTTPAVRGRILDRNGVALVQNRPSLAVVAYRDLAEDEVLVRHLANVLGMPYVAVLRNIQDNTEGAQSLHTIATDVRRSTVAYIQEHAGEFPGVKIAERTERQYPYGETACHILGYTGTITSEQLEAQNKKTSGDDDASAGKITYQSGDIVGQAGVESYYENLLQGIRGEQTVKVDASGNVTGQAGAVPAKAGSDIKLTLDLKIQQACETALASAIELAKTTGYSNAGNGAVVCLDPNNGEILGMASQPKFDPSVFIGGVSNDVWTELNDDKGSHPLLNRAISGQYMSASTIKPLSALAGLEFGTYTSGQTTNCTGYWTGLGKSWGKYCWLHSGHGTMTLQSGIANSCDPVFYDMGKAFFYDEQHPEGLQEVFRRWGLGKTCGIDLPSEGAGRIPDAEWKESYFTDASAEDRKWNAGDMTNIAIGQGDILVTPLQMACAYMGLANGGKQYVPHVFLSAVSRDGDGDAYKYNGKGKKKRLEAKINSDSDLALVRNGMHDVIYTASTSLAAHFGTLTPQVYGKSGTGEKSGEDEYAWFCAYAPADDPKYVIATVLEQGGGGSDTAMHVVRDVLGVIYDEPDTSSASGDSSVR from the coding sequence ATGTCTTCCCAGTTGACGGTTATTATCGCCGGTATCGTGCTGGTTGTGGCCATCGTGGTCGCGCTGGTCATCATGCGTCGTGGCGATTCCCGTTTTACCTACGATACGCAGCATGGAACGGCCCCGCGCGCCACCGAGGGCGAGGGCAATACCGCGGCGACCGCCTTTAAGGGCCGCTTTTCCATCCTCACCACGGGTGTGGGCGCGATGTTTGCGGCGCTCGCCGTCAAGCTGTGGGGCATGCAGATGGTCTCGTCGGACTATTACGAGAAGCAGGCTAATAGCAATCAGACTCGCACCGTTACCACTCCCGCTGTGCGCGGCCGCATCCTCGACCGCAATGGCGTGGCGCTTGTCCAGAACCGTCCCTCACTTGCTGTCGTGGCCTACCGCGACCTTGCCGAGGATGAGGTTCTGGTTCGCCATCTTGCCAACGTGCTTGGAATGCCTTACGTGGCGGTCCTTCGCAATATTCAGGACAATACAGAGGGCGCTCAGAGCCTGCATACCATCGCGACGGACGTCCGTCGCTCCACGGTTGCCTATATTCAGGAGCATGCCGGCGAGTTCCCGGGCGTCAAGATTGCCGAGCGTACCGAGCGCCAGTATCCATATGGCGAGACGGCATGCCATATCTTGGGCTATACCGGCACCATTACCTCCGAGCAGCTCGAGGCCCAGAATAAGAAAACCTCTGGCGATGATGATGCTTCTGCTGGCAAGATTACGTACCAGTCGGGCGATATCGTGGGCCAGGCGGGCGTTGAGAGCTACTACGAAAACCTGCTGCAGGGTATTCGTGGCGAGCAGACCGTCAAGGTCGATGCCTCGGGCAATGTGACCGGTCAGGCCGGTGCCGTGCCTGCGAAGGCCGGCTCCGACATTAAGCTCACGCTCGACCTTAAGATCCAGCAGGCCTGCGAGACGGCGCTGGCGAGCGCTATCGAGCTTGCCAAGACCACTGGCTACAGCAATGCCGGCAACGGCGCTGTGGTGTGTCTCGATCCCAACAATGGCGAGATCCTGGGCATGGCGAGCCAGCCCAAGTTCGATCCGTCTGTCTTTATCGGCGGCGTCTCAAATGACGTGTGGACCGAGCTCAATGATGACAAGGGTTCGCACCCGCTGCTCAACCGCGCCATTAGCGGACAGTACATGTCGGCCTCGACCATCAAGCCGCTCTCGGCACTGGCCGGTCTTGAGTTTGGAACCTACACGTCGGGGCAGACGACCAACTGCACGGGCTATTGGACGGGTCTGGGCAAGTCGTGGGGCAAGTACTGCTGGTTGCATTCCGGCCACGGCACCATGACGCTGCAGTCGGGTATCGCCAACTCGTGCGACCCTGTCTTCTACGACATGGGCAAGGCGTTCTTTTATGACGAGCAACATCCCGAGGGCTTGCAGGAGGTCTTTCGTCGCTGGGGCCTAGGCAAGACCTGCGGTATCGATCTGCCGAGTGAGGGCGCGGGCCGTATTCCCGATGCCGAGTGGAAAGAGTCGTACTTCACCGACGCCTCTGCCGAGGACCGCAAGTGGAATGCCGGCGATATGACCAACATCGCCATCGGCCAGGGCGATATCCTGGTGACGCCCCTGCAGATGGCGTGCGCCTATATGGGTCTTGCCAACGGCGGCAAACAGTACGTGCCTCACGTGTTTTTGTCTGCCGTGTCGCGCGATGGCGACGGCGATGCCTATAAGTACAACGGCAAGGGCAAGAAGAAGCGCCTGGAGGCCAAGATCAACAGCGATTCGGATTTGGCTCTTGTTCGCAACGGTATGCACGACGTGATTTACACGGCATCGACGTCCCTGGCGGCGCACTTTGGCACCCTGACGCCGCAGGTATACGGCAAGTCGGGCACGGGCGAGAAAAGTGGCGAGGACGAATACGCGTGGTTCTGCGCCTATGCGCCGGCCGATGACCCCAAGTATGTCATCGCTACTGTCCTGGAGCAGGGCGGCGGCGGCTCAGATACCGCGATGCATGTCGTGCGCGACGTGCTCGGCGTGATTTATGACGAGCCCGATACCTCTTCGGCCTCGGGCGATTCTTCGGTTCGATAG
- a CDS encoding TIGR03936 family radical SAM-associated protein, giving the protein MSERLTDNPTLFRLRVRYGKRDRLKYLGHLEVIHTIERIVRRAGLPYAVTQGFSPHMRVGFSSALPVGTSSTCEWYDLFMTEFVALDEAFERLAAASPADLAPIEAAYIDVRTPALTAQLTRLSYRIDLHLDPEAPVSADEVRRAIDTLRADHGIDYARGKKSKRLDLDHTLVGYELTAGERPDHLVLMLDTHADNEGSMRPEILLSAADVLLQGLTPGVDAPIVSTGMQDLVTICSYDVERQNQACEDDEGRLVSPIPVRTCGFAPHTR; this is encoded by the coding sequence ATGAGTGAGCGCCTGACCGACAACCCCACGCTCTTTAGACTTCGTGTTCGCTATGGCAAGCGCGATCGCCTTAAGTACCTGGGCCATCTCGAAGTGATCCATACCATTGAGCGCATCGTGCGCCGTGCGGGACTTCCCTATGCCGTCACGCAGGGCTTCTCTCCGCACATGCGCGTGGGCTTCTCTTCGGCGCTACCGGTTGGTACGTCGTCGACCTGCGAGTGGTATGACCTGTTTATGACCGAGTTCGTGGCGCTCGACGAGGCGTTTGAGCGCCTGGCTGCGGCGTCTCCGGCCGATCTGGCGCCCATCGAGGCGGCGTACATCGACGTGCGCACGCCGGCATTGACGGCGCAGCTCACGCGCCTGTCGTATCGCATCGACTTACACCTGGATCCCGAGGCGCCCGTAAGCGCCGACGAGGTGCGTCGTGCGATCGACACGCTGCGCGCGGATCATGGCATCGACTACGCGCGCGGCAAAAAGAGCAAGCGCTTGGATTTGGATCACACGCTCGTTGGCTATGAGCTCACGGCGGGGGAGCGCCCGGACCATTTGGTTCTCATGCTCGACACCCATGCCGACAACGAGGGCTCTATGCGTCCGGAAATTTTGCTTTCTGCTGCTGATGTTTTGTTGCAGGGCTTGACCCCGGGCGTGGATGCACCTATTGTTTCCACCGGTATGCAAGACCTCGTGACCATCTGCTCCTACGATGTCGAGCGTCAGAATCAAGCATGCGAGGACGACGAGGGCCGACTCGTCAGCCCCATACCTGTGCGAACTTGTGGATTTGCTCCACATACTCGTTGA
- the rplU gene encoding 50S ribosomal protein L21 encodes MYAIVNTGGKQYKVATDDVITVEKIEGNEGDKVTLPVIFLNDGKKIVTDPDKLAKAKVTAQIVEQFKGEKQLVFKFHKRKRYRRLKGHRQQLTKLKIVKVQATSRAKKAVKAEAEAVAEAPVAE; translated from the coding sequence ATGTACGCAATCGTTAACACGGGCGGCAAGCAGTACAAGGTCGCCACCGACGATGTCATCACCGTCGAGAAGATCGAGGGCAATGAGGGCGACAAGGTCACCCTGCCGGTTATCTTCCTCAACGATGGTAAGAAGATCGTCACCGATCCCGACAAGCTGGCCAAGGCCAAGGTTACCGCTCAGATCGTTGAGCAGTTCAAGGGCGAGAAGCAGCTGGTCTTCAAGTTCCACAAGCGTAAGCGCTATCGTCGTCTGAAGGGTCACCGTCAGCAGCTCACCAAGCTGAAGATCGTGAAGGTCCAGGCTACGTCCCGCGCCAAGAAGGCTGTCAAGGCAGAGGCCGAGGCTGTTGCCGAGGCTCCCGTCGCCGAGTAG
- the mreC gene encoding rod shape-determining protein MreC encodes MRPLIVFSLISVLLLTFYIREGEAGPIHAVRSGVTTITSPVRFVGSAVAAPFNAIGNVFSNLTASQDTLDELKKQNEELTSKVAELSEAQKTAERLEGLVGLQSTYNLKSTAARIVGASGDAWTSTVTIDKGSADGLTINMPVTSSAGVIGQIIEVSAKTSTVRLIGDENSGVSAMVQDTRAQGMLQGQADGTLRLEYVSVDSDVKVGDIIVTSGIGGVFPKGLPLGTVSSVEKSANDVYYTIVVRAQTTAENNEEALVITSLTDEQSASDEDVSTANSTPQGTSRDAATKTKDESSDDSSDTSETTDSGSSE; translated from the coding sequence ATGCGCCCGTTGATTGTTTTCAGCCTGATTTCGGTGTTGCTGCTCACGTTTTACATCCGCGAGGGCGAGGCAGGACCGATTCATGCCGTGCGTTCGGGCGTAACGACGATTACCTCGCCGGTGCGCTTTGTGGGCTCGGCTGTGGCGGCTCCCTTCAATGCGATTGGCAACGTGTTCTCCAACCTTACGGCGTCGCAGGACACGCTTGACGAGCTTAAGAAGCAAAACGAGGAACTGACCTCTAAGGTCGCCGAGCTTTCTGAGGCTCAAAAGACTGCCGAGCGCCTGGAGGGGCTGGTCGGCCTGCAGTCGACCTACAACCTTAAATCGACCGCAGCTCGTATCGTTGGTGCCTCGGGCGATGCCTGGACCTCGACCGTAACCATCGACAAGGGCTCTGCCGACGGCCTTACCATCAACATGCCCGTGACGAGTTCTGCCGGTGTTATCGGCCAGATTATCGAGGTATCGGCCAAGACCTCTACCGTGCGCCTGATTGGCGACGAGAACTCGGGCGTGTCCGCCATGGTGCAGGACACGCGCGCCCAGGGTATGCTGCAGGGTCAGGCTGACGGCACGCTGCGTCTTGAGTACGTGAGCGTCGACTCCGATGTTAAGGTTGGCGATATCATCGTGACCTCTGGCATCGGTGGCGTGTTCCCCAAGGGCCTTCCGCTTGGCACCGTCTCGTCGGTTGAGAAATCGGCAAACGACGTGTACTACACCATTGTGGTGCGCGCTCAGACCACGGCCGAGAACAACGAGGAAGCGCTGGTCATCACCTCGCTGACCGACGAACAGTCGGCCTCGGATGAGGACGTGAGCACGGCCAACAGCACGCCGCAGGGAACGTCGCGCGATGCTGCGACCAAGACGAAGGACGAGAGCTCGGATGACAGTTCCGACACGTCCGAGACGACCGATTCTGGCTCGAGCGAATAG
- a CDS encoding TIGR03960 family B12-binding radical SAM protein, with protein MRVAYQDCFHLIEPLLAKVEKPSRYIDHEWGTLSKADADYRCCLIYPDVYEVGLPNQGIAILYNILNQAEGISCERGYVPWPDMGDAMREAGIPLLSLEGAAPVASFDIVGLHVPHEMAVTNFLEALDLAGIPLLAADRTEDDPIIIAGGPSVYNPEPYAAFFDVILIGEGEESLLETCQLHRRLRDEGVPRAQIVEQLASIAGNYVPSLYEVCHDEPCSPHGYTVPREGKDAPTVVYKRVVEDFGATNPLSQSCVPYAQLVHDRLSIEILRGCARGCRFCQAGMTYRPVRERSADQIVSSVIQGLEKTGYDEVSLTSLSTTDHSCIRDVLGRLNHRLEDTGIRVSIPSQRLDSFGVDMAESVAGEKKGGLTFAPEAGSQRMRDIINKNVTEEDLDRAAKAAFEAGWNRMKLYFMMGLPGERDEDIVAIANLADHVLELGRSVVPKARRGSISVSISVSVFIPKAATPFQWCPQLDYDDVKRRQKLLITSVRNRAVRVHYHDAETSLIEAALSRAGRDMTPVIIDAWRSGSRFDAWVEHFSLDNWKEAAAKNGIDLNELVHLPYELDWRLPWEHVSPGCTRGFLEREYRRSLEGVTTPDCTRTSCTGCGICPTLHAKNVLMGDRA; from the coding sequence TTGCGCGTTGCATACCAAGACTGTTTTCATTTAATTGAGCCGTTGCTCGCCAAGGTCGAGAAGCCGAGTCGCTATATCGATCACGAGTGGGGCACGCTTTCCAAGGCCGATGCCGACTACCGTTGCTGCCTGATCTACCCGGATGTGTACGAGGTCGGTCTGCCCAACCAGGGCATCGCCATCCTCTACAACATCCTTAACCAGGCCGAGGGCATCTCCTGCGAGCGCGGCTATGTGCCGTGGCCCGATATGGGTGACGCCATGCGCGAGGCAGGCATTCCGCTGCTGTCGCTCGAGGGTGCAGCGCCGGTCGCTTCGTTTGATATCGTCGGCCTGCATGTGCCGCACGAGATGGCGGTGACGAACTTCCTCGAGGCACTCGACCTCGCAGGTATTCCGCTGTTAGCGGCTGACCGCACCGAGGACGACCCCATTATCATCGCCGGCGGCCCCTCGGTGTACAACCCCGAGCCGTACGCGGCCTTCTTCGATGTTATCCTCATCGGCGAGGGCGAGGAATCGCTGCTCGAGACCTGCCAGTTGCATCGCCGTCTGCGTGACGAAGGAGTCCCGCGCGCGCAGATTGTCGAGCAGCTTGCATCCATTGCCGGCAACTACGTGCCGTCGCTCTATGAGGTTTGTCACGACGAGCCCTGCTCGCCGCATGGCTACACCGTGCCGCGTGAGGGCAAGGATGCGCCGACCGTGGTCTACAAGCGCGTCGTCGAGGATTTCGGCGCCACGAATCCGCTGTCGCAGTCGTGCGTGCCCTATGCGCAGCTGGTCCACGACCGCCTGTCTATCGAGATCCTGCGCGGCTGCGCCCGCGGCTGTCGTTTTTGCCAGGCCGGCATGACGTATCGCCCGGTGCGTGAGCGCTCGGCCGACCAGATCGTCTCGTCGGTGATTCAGGGTCTGGAAAAGACCGGCTATGACGAGGTGTCGCTGACCTCGCTCTCCACGACCGACCACTCCTGCATTCGCGATGTGCTCGGCAGGCTCAACCATCGCCTGGAGGATACGGGTATTCGCGTGTCTATTCCGTCGCAGCGCCTGGATTCGTTTGGCGTGGATATGGCCGAGTCGGTCGCCGGCGAAAAGAAGGGCGGACTGACGTTCGCGCCCGAGGCCGGCAGCCAGCGCATGCGCGACATCATTAACAAGAACGTGACCGAGGAGGACCTGGACCGTGCGGCCAAGGCGGCCTTCGAGGCCGGTTGGAACCGCATGAAGCTCTACTTTATGATGGGCCTTCCCGGCGAGCGCGACGAGGACATCGTGGCCATCGCCAATCTGGCCGATCACGTGCTGGAGCTCGGTCGTTCCGTGGTGCCCAAGGCTCGTCGCGGCTCGATCTCGGTGTCGATCTCGGTTTCGGTCTTTATCCCCAAGGCTGCCACGCCGTTCCAGTGGTGCCCGCAGCTCGACTACGACGACGTCAAGCGTCGCCAGAAGCTGCTCATCACGAGCGTTCGCAACCGTGCCGTCCGCGTTCATTACCACGATGCCGAGACCTCGCTCATCGAGGCTGCGCTGTCCCGCGCCGGTCGTGACATGACGCCCGTCATCATCGACGCTTGGCGCTCGGGCTCTCGCTTTGACGCCTGGGTAGAGCATTTCTCGCTCGATAACTGGAAGGAAGCTGCTGCCAAAAACGGCATCGACCTCAATGAGCTCGTGCACCTGCCCTACGAGTTGGACTGGCGCCTGCCGTGGGAGCACGTGAGCCCCGGCTGCACGCGCGGCTTCCTCGAGCGCGAGTACCGTCGCTCGCTCGAGGGCGTCACGACTCCCGACTGCACCCGCACGTCGTGCACCGGCTGCGGGATCTGCCCCACGCTCCACGCCAAGAATGTATTGATGGGTGATCGCGCATGA
- the rpmA gene encoding 50S ribosomal protein L27, producing MAHKKGLGSSRNGRDSRGQRLGTKRYAGQTVTTGTILVRQHGTHIHPGENVGRGKDDTLFALVDGTVEFHKGIKHRVSVRPLANA from the coding sequence ATGGCACACAAAAAAGGACTCGGTTCCTCCCGTAATGGCCGTGACTCCCGCGGTCAGCGCCTTGGCACGAAGCGCTATGCCGGCCAGACGGTAACCACGGGCACGATTCTCGTCCGTCAGCACGGCACGCACATCCACCCGGGTGAGAACGTTGGCCGTGGTAAGGACGACACGCTGTTCGCGCTGGTCGACGGTACCGTTGAGTTCCACAAGGGTATCAAGCACAGGGTCAGCGTACGCCCGCTCGCGAACGCGTAA
- a CDS encoding FtsW/RodA/SpoVE family cell cycle protein: MDFSPADLFRSTKTGSRSSLDRVNKQLSASRGTFRQKVHIGVLVATVALVAYGAIIIWSASQFKADASFSRHLLGIGIGAVLAVLVWRSDLRGISNFSTALLVIDLIVILSPKIPGLSYTGGLGMTGWIKIPGIGLTFQPVELAKLITIFFIATLGSQYNGRIDTVRDYVKLCGMLSIPFLAVVAMGDLGSGLVVLVSGAIVICMSGARREWVLSTLALLVGLVALVLALDSVFDSLLGHDVLIKQYQMNRLTVFIDPDNADSDDAYNLQQSLIAVGSGGFFGKGLGHATQSAGGFLPEFHTDFVFAFLSETFGFCGSFFLLCLYVLLIFSTIRVAFKCESLFLRLSCVGIVGMWAFQTFENIGMCIGMMPITGIPLPFISFGSSSMMIQLLTVGIVQSIWRHRSGAA, from the coding sequence ATGGATTTTTCTCCGGCGGATCTGTTCCGTTCAACCAAGACCGGCTCTCGCAGCAGCCTGGACCGCGTCAACAAGCAACTTTCGGCCTCGCGCGGCACGTTTCGCCAAAAGGTGCATATCGGTGTGCTCGTGGCTACTGTGGCGCTCGTCGCCTACGGTGCCATCATCATCTGGTCGGCTTCGCAGTTTAAGGCCGATGCCTCGTTCTCACGCCATCTGCTGGGAATCGGCATCGGGGCGGTGCTGGCGGTGCTGGTCTGGCGCTCCGACCTGCGCGGTATTTCCAATTTCTCGACGGCGTTGCTCGTCATCGACCTGATCGTGATCCTCTCGCCCAAGATTCCGGGTCTGTCCTATACGGGCGGTCTGGGCATGACGGGCTGGATCAAGATTCCCGGTATCGGCTTGACATTCCAGCCGGTTGAGCTTGCCAAGCTCATCACCATCTTCTTTATTGCTACGCTTGGCTCGCAGTATAACGGTCGCATCGATACCGTTCGCGACTACGTCAAGCTCTGCGGCATGCTGTCCATTCCGTTTTTGGCCGTCGTTGCCATGGGCGACCTGGGATCGGGCCTGGTCGTGCTGGTTTCGGGCGCCATCGTCATTTGTATGAGCGGTGCACGCCGCGAATGGGTGCTGTCGACCCTGGCCCTGCTCGTGGGCTTGGTGGCCCTCGTTCTGGCGCTCGATTCGGTCTTTGATTCGTTGCTCGGCCACGATGTGCTCATCAAGCAGTATCAGATGAACCGTCTGACGGTCTTTATCGACCCCGATAATGCCGATTCGGACGATGCCTACAACCTGCAGCAGTCGCTTATCGCCGTTGGCTCGGGCGGCTTCTTTGGTAAGGGTTTGGGCCATGCGACGCAGTCGGCCGGCGGCTTTCTGCCTGAGTTCCACACCGACTTCGTCTTCGCCTTTTTGTCCGAGACCTTTGGTTTTTGCGGTTCCTTTTTTCTCTTGTGCCTCTACGTGCTGCTGATCTTTTCGACGATTCGCGTCGCCTTTAAGTGTGAGTCGCTGTTCCTGCGTCTGTCGTGCGTAGGTATCGTCGGCATGTGGGCATTCCAGACCTTCGAGAACATCGGCATGTGCATCGGCATGATGCCGATTACCGGTATTCCGCTACCGTTTATTAGCTTCGGTTCGTCTTCGATGATGATCCAGCTGCTGACGGTGGGTATCGTACAATCCATATGGCGGCATCGTTCGGGCGCCGCGTAA